The DNA sequence ACGGTGCGCCGGCAGCCGCCCGAGGTCCACCCCGTCGAAGCGCAGCGTCCCCGCCCGGATCGGTAAGAGGCCCGCCAGGGCATTGATGAGGGTCGTCTTGCCCGCGCCGTTGGGGCCGACGACCGTGATGAGCTCGCGCTCGCCCATGACCAGGGAGACGTCCCAGACCGCGACGGCATCGCCGTAGGCCACGGTGAGGTGATCGACCTCAAGCATAGGCCCGTCCCAGGTACGCGCGGATCACCTCGGGGTCCCGCATGACGTCGCGGGGCTTGCCTTCGGCCAGGACCTGGCCGTAGCTCAGGACGACGACCCGGTCGGCGAGGTCGATCACGGCCGGCATGATGTGCTCGACGAACACCACCGTCGTCCCGCGCTCGCGGATCTTCCGCACGAGCTGGAGGGCCTCGCCCATCTGGGTAGGCGTCAGCCCCGAGAGCACCTCGTCCATCAGCACCAGCTTCGGCTCCGAGGCCAGCGCGCGGGCCAGGTCGAGGAACTTCCGCTCGTGGAGGTTCAGCTCCTCGGGCAGCGCGGCGGCCTTGTCCCCGAGGCCCGTGAACGCGAGCCAGCGGCGCGCCTCGCGCCGGGCCGCCTCGCGGCCGCGGGCGCGGGCGCCGAACATGGCCGCCAGGGCCACGTTGTCGAGCGCCGTCAGCCGGCGGAACGAGCGTGGGATCTGGTACGTGCGCGAGAGCCCCAGGCTCGCGATGCGATGGCCGCCCAGGCCGGTGATCGAACGGCCGTCGAAGGTCACGCGACCGCCATCCGCCCGGTAGTAGCCGCTGACCACGTTGATGAGCGTGGACTTGCCCGAGCCGTTGGGGCCGATGAGCCCGAGGATCTCCCCGGCCCGCGCCTCCAGCGTCACGCCCGCCAGCGCCTGGAGGCCCCGGAACGCCTTGCGCACGTCCGCGCATTGCAGCAGCGGCGTCCCGGCCGCGGCTGCCGGCCGGACGGCGACGGCGGCCGCGTGACCGCCCGTCACCGAGACGGCCCCGGCCGATCGGGCGCGCCGCTTGAAACGGCGCGCGATCCCGCCGGCGACACCGTCCGGCAGGAAGACGATGACCGCGATCAAGATCGCGCCGATGAGCGCGCGGTTCAGGATCGCGCTCTGCCCGCCCGTGAGGGCGTGCGTGAGGCCGGTGACGATCGCGGCGCCGACCGCGGGCCCGAACCAGTAGCGCGTGCCGCCCAGCGCGGCCATCATGATCGCGTCGACGGCCAGACCGATCGAGAAGACGTCGGGCACGGTCACATACGTGACGAAGATCGCGTAGATCCCGCCCACGACCCCCGCGATGAAGCAGCTCGCGGCGAAGGCGTAGAGCTTGTAGCGATAGGTGGGGACGCCCAGCACCTCCGCCACGTCCTCGTCGTCGTGGATCGCGAAGAGGCCGGCGCCCCAGCGGGAGCGCTGGATCCCGTAGGCCGCCGCCACCGAGCCGAGGGCGACGGCCATGGAGAGCAGGTAGAGCGTCGCGTTCTGGGAGCCGAGCCACAGCGGCACCGGCACCGCGGCCAGGAACACGCCGGGGCCGCCGTCGATCGGCGTGTTGAG is a window from the Candidatus Methylomirabilota bacterium genome containing:
- a CDS encoding branched-chain amino acid ABC transporter ATP-binding protein/permease, which gives rise to MTTSRLAAGLGFLGAGLLLALLPALRPPAYYETFLYLVFFWVALATSWNLISGYAGYFSFGHAAFFGAGVYTTATLTATYAMPFLWTLPVAGLVAALLGAGAGAVVFRVRGVRGELFALLTLAITFVLSTIVLNTPIDGGPGVFLAAVPVPLWLGSQNATLYLLSMAVALGSVAAAYGIQRSRWGAGLFAIHDDEDVAEVLGVPTYRYKLYAFAASCFIAGVVGGIYAIFVTYVTVPDVFSIGLAVDAIMMAALGGTRYWFGPAVGAAIVTGLTHALTGGQSAILNRALIGAILIAVIVFLPDGVAGGIARRFKRRARSAGAVSVTGGHAAAVAVRPAAAAGTPLLQCADVRKAFRGLQALAGVTLEARAGEILGLIGPNGSGKSTLINVVSGYYRADGGRVTFDGRSITGLGGHRIASLGLSRTYQIPRSFRRLTALDNVALAAMFGARARGREAARREARRWLAFTGLGDKAAALPEELNLHERKFLDLARALASEPKLVLMDEVLSGLTPTQMGEALQLVRKIRERGTTVVFVEHIMPAVIDLADRVVVLSYGQVLAEGKPRDVMRDPEVIRAYLGRAYA